The following are encoded in a window of Bacteroidales bacterium genomic DNA:
- a CDS encoding transposase, whose amino-acid sequence MKRKVNFYPDDFKLIVVQEYLTTDISLDEIMAKHGIGGSNCINNWMRKFGMREPSQKQLKLQRHMSNESAKTVREKILESKLHALEQELEHEKLRNEAL is encoded by the coding sequence ATGAAGAGAAAAGTAAACTTTTATCCGGACGATTTTAAGTTGATAGTTGTTCAGGAGTATCTGACCACCGATATAAGCCTCGATGAAATTATGGCTAAACATGGGATTGGTGGAAGCAATTGTATTAACAATTGGATGCGTAAATTTGGCATGCGAGAACCAAGTCAGAAACAACTAAAACTTCAACGCCACATGTCAAACGAATCTGCAAAAACTGTCAGGGAAAAGATTCTTGAAAGCAAATTACATGCTTTGGAACAAGAACTTGAACATGAGAAGCTACGCAACGAAGCGCTCAA